The Cydia splendana chromosome 21, ilCydSple1.2, whole genome shotgun sequence genome segment TGACACAGGTTTTTCAAGACATTCTAGTTTCACAAAACGTGGGATGTTATACAGGTTGGTCCAAACCTTGatgtccaaaaattttttttagattcctcacgctgtgggctatcagaatatgtatgttagccgacttttcgtagttttcgagttatgatttttattacttttaacttttgttaagaaattccgggtgAAGGTTTGCTTTGCTTTTATGCCTTCTAATAATTGTTCGTGGTATTTCCACTGATAACATGAAATAGCGATGGGGAAGTGACCCCATAAAATAATAGTAGAAATAACAAAagaggattttttttaatgaattactaTTTTGGAAgactacgaaaaatcggctaacatacatggggtatattctgataacCCACGACGAGATggttctaaaaaaaatttttggacgtcaaggtttggaccaccctgtatacaggttggctaaaaaataactgcattcccgttgccagggaggttttgggattatactgagcaacttttactatgggaccaacccgtcacgaaaaaaaaattgtctgtttcatacattttggctggtccattttctatgggagggtaaactttTTTTCGCGGGATCGGGGTTGGTCCcgcagtaaaagttgctcagtataatcccaaaacctccctggcaacgggaatgtacttattttttagccatcctgtatagaaATCCCCAGTACTGTCGCATATCGATGAATGTtgtcgatagacaacatgtaacagatatgcagcagcagGTATTGGATTAAGGGAGTAAAGgcgcctgccggacaaagggctagcgatccatttgcataTATAGTCTCTTGGAgagtccataagatggtaacttcgacaggagacccctaacggaaaagacgcgctaacacgggacacaactctgaagcactcggcccgctcgccttataaaacgaaagcatagcatctcccgccgaatatccctctgcttgatagaagtttttggcatagagtattcgcactgcgggatggtgggcggtagggcgctaccgtcgtctttcaaggtcgagttcgaggcaaaaagagtacctaaaagatcggctttctcttttgcgctgtgggccagattaccatccgcatttcacacttcacagtggtggtCAATACGACTGACAAGTTTCCCTGCTGCCTTTGGCAAGGCGGAGAGGTAGTCTTTTGCCCAttttgcccccccccccccccccccttggaCGGCGTCCGGGGCACGTGCCCCCTCCAACCGCCCCCCTAGTTACGCCACTGCAAAAAGTTGTGGAAGAATCGAGGTATATGCCTTGGTACCAAGGTACGTTTAGCGCGGGCACTGGTATTCTCCATCTTTATGTACGGTGCAGAAACCTGGTGCATCAAAAGCTTGGACAAGAGCAAAATCGATGCTTTCgagatgtggtgttggagaAAGATGTTAGGAATACCATGGACCGCAATGAGAACAAATGAGTCCATTCTGAGAGAACTAAAAATCACCAAACGACTCTCAACAATCTGCCAGGAGAGGGCTCTTAGATTCTTTGGGCACATAATGCGGTCGCCACACCACAGCCTCGAACGTGACATCATACTGGCGCAAGTTGAAGGCAAGCGCGCTAGAGGAAGAGCCCCTGCAAGATGGTCGGACTCCATAAAACAagcatgtggttccatgcagagggcagcccacatagcccttgttcgcgataaatggagGGATATAGTTgttggtcacgatcctcagtcatgagggaacgacgaagaagaagaagtgaaACTGACTCTTGTTTTTATCCTATATTTcagtaacgaaataaatatttgtatttttttttgtatagtcTATTAAACTattttgtcaatagaaaaaggcgctTAATTCAAAGTTTCTATGGGGCGACCACCCTTCGCGCCAAAAATTTTTAAATCTACAGACTGTATTCGAATTTAGAATTCGTTGTCTATGGTATCTGTCAACCCCATGCCCttgctgaggggctaccgccaaaaccgaaattcgtcaattgcggggatctttctcttttactctcattaagacgtaattagagtgacagagaaaaatgcccgcatttgacgaacttcgattttcgcggttatagcccagtcgTCAACAAAACAAATCGTTGACTTTTTTGCATTCGCTTTTCAAGTTTTCAATTTCAAACAGTCTTCTTCTAATTTTAATGCTAAAAGTGCTAAATTCGTTTCGACGCCGTAACCGTAGACCGTAGGTATATTACTGTGTGGCTTGATTTCCTCTGTATCGCGGGAGAAAATCCACGGCAACAAAATGAGAGACATCAGCAAGGAAGAACTCGAAAAAGAGATCCCAAGTAAGTTCATTATCTTAAAGAagctattttatacattttgcttTCAAAATCTAGGTTTCACAAGTATTTTGAGCTGAAAAAGTGCTAGGTTACAGACATGCCCGGGCACCTCGTAATGGCTTCCTACATTGGTTCATAGGAACTAATTTTTACTACCTTATTAAAATATCTCTGATAGTTAAAGGATTGACTGAAAATGTTTCAGGTGAAAGTTGTTAGACATTATGTGCGGACTTTTGCGGCTATTTGCCTATAGTACTTAATAAGTTAAAAGAATTCATAAAGTATTATTTCCATTGCTTGCAGAGATCCTTGAAAATGCCAACCTGGCAAACACAACGATGAAGAAGGTGCGTCAGAAGCTGGAAGACAGCTTCGACTGTGACCTGATGGATAAGAGGATTCTCATTGACCAACTGGTCATGAAGTATCTCAACAGCAAAGATAATGATGGCCCCGCAAAGGAGGaggtaatttattttgttttccaaataaaatgtaatttccTTTTATATGCCTCTGGGTGTCTAAAGATTAGCAGCCTTAttcttaaataagtttttggcaaaaatttcatttttggtacaagcttttatcgctgactacttttcttacgacagacaagtaatactcatcaagacaattctaaaaacccctaacacaattaggttgcgttgtttcatcacagagttcctatggccacctcctgtctccatcatcagatcagtttgatagtaccatattattgtattgtcatcagaactacatacagctgccaattttcatgatgctacgatccttggaagatggtcaaattagttaccttagattccattacatagttagttacatacaggttgaaagttcctatggccacctcctgtctccatcatcagaccagttcgacagtaccatattattgtattgtcatcagaactacatacagctgccaattttcatgacgctacgatccttggaagatggttaaattagttaccttagattccattacatagttacatacaggtcatGCTTGTTAAAAATCCTTAACACTTTCAGTATTAAGCGCCCCATTCCCAATACAAAAATGaacccgactagcgggttcttGGCACTGAAAGTGTAAATCGAGGAATGATCAATGAATCAGTTGAAATgaatttaatataagtataatagggacccgggtatgtccttaaactacgtccaagaccaccagtggacgggcagcagcgtccctcaaattcggtgtactcgactgcgatcgccaacccgcctgccaagcgtggcgattatggcattcacccccatcatgatgagcacaataaaaccacggccccgaggttccggcgaccccccGGCGACCCCCCGGCGAccccccggtgctctggctatcattgcacgcagagaagatggccgatggggtcgaaaagtgctcgagtggagaccacggactagcaagcgcagcgtaggacgtccacccacaagatggacagacgatcttgttaaggtcgccggaagacgctggatgcgggtcgcttccaaccggcacgtatggaggtccaagggggaggcctatgttcagcagtggacgtcttatggctgagatgatgatgatgataataggcaaatatacattaaaaaatttGGGGTGGAAAAGGAGTTTCAATAGTTGATATGATAATATCTTAattcaataatatttttatttagattttgCTAACCCATACTGCAGCCACTGCAGAAAGTGTGAAGGCTCCTGTTCTTGAACAGGCCGCTTCACTGACACCAGCAGCTCAAGAAGTGGAAATACCTGTCCGGGAAGCGTCACCACCACAGCCAGCTTGGCCAGGTCAAGAACCAGAGGCATCCCAGCGAGTCACATTAAACCGACAAACAAGGAAAAGAAAGGTAAATtactttatattatatgtaaggTTTATATTAGCTTCATAAATATAGCAGATGTGTTCTAATGAG includes the following:
- the LOC134801209 gene encoding uncharacterized protein LOC134801209 encodes the protein MRDISKEELEKEIPKILENANLANTTMKKVRQKLEDSFDCDLMDKRILIDQLVMKYLNSKDNDGPAKEEILLTHTAATAESVKAPVLEQAASLTPAAQEVEIPVREASPPQPAWPGQEPEASQRVTLNRQTRKRKTCWTCKRPAREPAAVIAAVEIKCRQELHQIQMENEERRKENEERIKENEERRKRNLELKERLLLTKLDYFKRENNLD